GTATGCCTAAAGTCGAACGCCAGCAAATCGCACAAAAGCATCTAGAAACAGTGGGACTCAAAGGATATGAAAATCAATATCCTGATGAACTTTCCGGAGGGATGCGTCAACGTGTCGGAATTGCGAGAGCGCTAGCCAACGATCCAGACATATTACTAATGGATGAGCCCTTTAGTGCCTTGGATCCTTTAATTCGCAGAGAAATGCAGCTTGAACTACTCGATATACAAAACCGTCTTCAAAAAACCATCATTTTTATCACACATGATGTCAATGAAGCCTTCAAAATAGGAGATCGTGTGGCGGTAATGAAAGATGGGAAAGTAGAGCAAATTGGAACTCCGGAAGAAATTCTAGATAAACCAGCAAGCAATTACATCTCTGAATTCATCCGAGACATTGATCGTTCAAAGATATTACAAGCGGAAAATATTATGATGAAACCGTATGGCTTAGTCTCATTAAAAGATGGGTTAAATGTAGCGATACAAGTTATGCGCGAAAATGGCATATCGAGTGCGTTTGTAGCAGACCGAAAACGTCAATTGCAAGGGATTGTAACAATAGATCAAGCAATTGAAGGGCGTAAACAGAAAAAGTCGTTGCAAGAAGTTATGTCTACGGACGTTAAAACTGTTCGTCCAGACGAGTATGTGCAAGATATTATTCCATATGTTCTTGATTCCAAATATCCGCTAGTTGTTACAGGGGAGGACTTGACTATTATGGGAATTATCCTACGTGTTCATGTATTAGCAAGTTTGATAAGTGACAATATAGAAGAATAAAATAGTATTGTTCCAGTGGAAGTTTTAAACTTAAAAACTTGAAAAAAATAATAAATTGGTAAAATCAAAAAAATGCAAAAACTACATTTTTTGTGGTTACTGTTTTATTAGGTGAATTGGCTTATTTTGTGAGTGTATAAATAGCATTTAAGTGACTATCTAATTAGGTATAACGAAAAAATAATAAAAAGGACTTTCATAATTGATATGAAAGTCCTTTTTATTTTGGGTAAACTGAACTTAAAATTTAATGGAGATATGATATAATTTTAGTATATTTCTCCATTAAAGGTAGTGACGAAAGTGCTTACTCATCCATTGCAGAATAATTTAATAGAATTACAGGGTGAATATTCTTTCCTGATGGTTGCCCTTTCGATTATGCTTGCGTTTATAGTTACTTACACCGCATTTGTAATGAATAATCGGGTTCAAAATAATAGTTTTTATCATCGCAAGTTTTGGTTTGTGCTTGCTTCTATTGCAATGGGATTTGGTATTTGGACAATGCATTTTGTTGGTATGTTAGCTTTTTCCTTACCTGTTGGCATTTATTACGATCATTTATCAACTATTATTTCCATTGTCCCAGCGATTGCAGCATCCTTTATTGCTTTTTATTTAGCAAATCGTCAAAAAAAGTCTATTTGGACTATTTTTATGTTTAGTTTGGTTATTGGTATAGGAATTTCAACGTGTCACTACGTTAGTATGTTAGGAATGAGAACGGAAGCAATTCATACGTATAAACGAAGCATTTTCGTCTTATCTTTCGTTATTTCTGTAGTAATTCCATTTTTGGCAAGTATTGTTTTTTTAAAATTACAGCGCTATGTGGAAATTCGCACTCTTCGTCTATACATGGCACTTGCATTAGGTTTGGCCATTTCTGGAACCTATTATACTTGGATGAGTTCGATGAGTTTCTATCTCCCTAAGCATTTTTCGCCACATTCGAGAATTATTCAAATGGTCGATATAGATTTGTTAGGTGTTATCGTGACTATTGGTGTGACATTACTCTTAAGTTTTCTTCTTTTATCGAATCTTATGGATAAGTACATAGAAAATCGTGCGAGTTATTATGATCCATTAACTAAATTGCCGAATCGTCGTTTGTTTGAGCAAAAAATAAAAACGACCGAGTTTCCTCAAAGTTTGGCTATTTGGCATTTACATGGGTTAGAACATGTAAATCGAGAGTATGATTACCAATTTGGTGACAAGGTAATTCAACAATTATCTTTAGAGTTTAGAGCATTAGTACCCTCCGTGATGGAGCTTTATCGAATTGATGGACATCGCTTTGCTTTTCTCACACATCATATAGATGGTATGGATTATTTACAAAAAGAGATGGAGGAAGTTGCAGGATACCTTCGTAAGCCACTTATAGTGGAGGATTATGAAGTTAATATCTCTGCTGTATGCGCCATATCAAGAGCAAATAATATAGAAGAAATGGCGAATATATATACGAATGCACAAGCAGTGTTAAACTATTCTTCCATCGAATTCAATTACGAAATCATTCACTATGATTCTACGATACATACATATGCATTTGGGCTGGAAATCGTAGAGAATATTGGGCGAGCAATGAAGCAAGAAGAGTTTTTTCTTGTTTATCAGCCAAAAGTAAACATGGTCACCAATAAAGTTGCAGGAGTTGAAACATTGCTTCGTTGGAATCATCCGACATATGGATTTCTTTCTCCAGAAGTGTTTATCCCAATTTTAGAAGAGAATCATCGAATGGTTGTTGTGACGGATTGGATTATTGAAAAAGTTTGCAGACAAATAGCGGATTGGCGAAATGACGGAGTATTTTTTCAGCAAGTGGCCATCAATATTCCTGGACAATATGTTACGTCGAGCCGTCTATTAGAAGTATTAAAACATAAATTAAACAAATATAAATTAGAGTCCAGTCTATTGGAACTTGAAATTACAGAAACTAGCTTTGTGAAAAATATTGAAGAGGCAATAAAAGCGGTCAATACCTTCCGTCAAGAAGGTTTTTCAGTAGCGCTAGATGACTTTGGAACAGGAGTTTCTTCCCTATCGTATTTAAAAAAGATGCCTATTTCTACGTTGAAAATTGATAAATCTTTCATTGATGATGTTCCGCATTCTGGAAAAGATTCCTCCATAATCCGAGCTATTATTGCGTTAGGAGAATCCTTAGATTTAACGATTGTATTTGAAGGAGTCGAAACAAAGGAGCAAGTAGAGTTTTTGGCAACTACTTGTGAAAGTCCGATTATTCAAGGGTATTATTTTGCCAAACCAATGAAAGTGGATGAACTTGTTCAGTGGAGCCAAGCATTTGAACAAACATTCAAAATTCCGATCCGAACATAACTGCCCCTCTACTGCGGAGCGGCAGTTAAGCTAGTCTTCGCGTTTTACTTCATAAATTTCTGTTCATGCGCAAGAAGCCATTCTTTTCTCCATAAGCCACCGGCATAACCAGTTAATTTTCCATTCGAACCA
The nucleotide sequence above comes from Psychrobacillus glaciei. Encoded proteins:
- a CDS encoding quaternary amine ABC transporter ATP-binding protein, translating into MTVKLKIEHVSKIFGPRPKKVIPMVQDGVSKEEILAKTGHTVGVYDASMEIMEGETFVIMGLSGSGKSTLIRCLNLLNRPTSGAIYVDGENVVGYNKNQLKYYRQKKIAMVFQHFGLFSHRTVLENIEYGLEVRGMPKVERQQIAQKHLETVGLKGYENQYPDELSGGMRQRVGIARALANDPDILLMDEPFSALDPLIRREMQLELLDIQNRLQKTIIFITHDVNEAFKIGDRVAVMKDGKVEQIGTPEEILDKPASNYISEFIRDIDRSKILQAENIMMKPYGLVSLKDGLNVAIQVMRENGISSAFVADRKRQLQGIVTIDQAIEGRKQKKSLQEVMSTDVKTVRPDEYVQDIIPYVLDSKYPLVVTGEDLTIMGIILRVHVLASLISDNIEE
- a CDS encoding bifunctional diguanylate cyclase/phosphodiesterase; this encodes MLTHPLQNNLIELQGEYSFLMVALSIMLAFIVTYTAFVMNNRVQNNSFYHRKFWFVLASIAMGFGIWTMHFVGMLAFSLPVGIYYDHLSTIISIVPAIAASFIAFYLANRQKKSIWTIFMFSLVIGIGISTCHYVSMLGMRTEAIHTYKRSIFVLSFVISVVIPFLASIVFLKLQRYVEIRTLRLYMALALGLAISGTYYTWMSSMSFYLPKHFSPHSRIIQMVDIDLLGVIVTIGVTLLLSFLLLSNLMDKYIENRASYYDPLTKLPNRRLFEQKIKTTEFPQSLAIWHLHGLEHVNREYDYQFGDKVIQQLSLEFRALVPSVMELYRIDGHRFAFLTHHIDGMDYLQKEMEEVAGYLRKPLIVEDYEVNISAVCAISRANNIEEMANIYTNAQAVLNYSSIEFNYEIIHYDSTIHTYAFGLEIVENIGRAMKQEEFFLVYQPKVNMVTNKVAGVETLLRWNHPTYGFLSPEVFIPILEENHRMVVVTDWIIEKVCRQIADWRNDGVFFQQVAINIPGQYVTSSRLLEVLKHKLNKYKLESSLLELEITETSFVKNIEEAIKAVNTFRQEGFSVALDDFGTGVSSLSYLKKMPISTLKIDKSFIDDVPHSGKDSSIIRAIIALGESLDLTIVFEGVETKEQVEFLATTCESPIIQGYYFAKPMKVDELVQWSQAFEQTFKIPIRT